From bacterium, the proteins below share one genomic window:
- the purE gene encoding 5-(carboxyamino)imidazole ribonucleotide mutase, whose amino-acid sequence MEKVDVLILMGSPSDESTMVDAANTLRKFGVPFRMAVASAHRTPERVRKLVEEAEKDGCSIFIAGAGWAAHLAGVVASLTVKPVIGVPIPSSPLNGLDSLLSTVQMPGGIPVATVALGNGGAQNAALLAISILALSDDSLSTKLEDYRKELAEAFN is encoded by the coding sequence ATGGAAAAAGTTGATGTTCTTATTCTCATGGGCAGTCCCTCTGATGAAAGCACCATGGTGGATGCCGCAAATACCCTTCGGAAGTTCGGTGTCCCCTTTCGAATGGCGGTGGCTTCAGCTCACCGGACCCCCGAAAGGGTGCGCAAACTGGTGGAGGAGGCGGAAAAAGACGGGTGCAGTATCTTTATCGCCGGGGCTGGCTGGGCTGCCCATCTCGCCGGGGTCGTGGCTTCCCTCACCGTAAAACCTGTGATCGGGGTGCCCATCCCCTCCTCGCCCCTCAACGGCCTTGACTCCCTGCTCTCCACAGTCCAGATGCCGGGGGGGATCCCGGTTGCCACCGTGGCCCTGGGAAACGGAGGAGCGCAGAACGCAGCGCTCCTGGCCATCTCCATCCTGGCCCTGAGTGATGATTCCCTGAGTACGAAACTCGAAGATTACCGAAAAGAGCTGGCTGAGGCCTTTAATTAA